The Lipingzhangella halophila genome segment CGCGCACGTGTGGGGATTCACGGCGACCATGTGTACCGGCGTGGCCGGCATGATGTTCGGCGCGCTGCTCGCCGACAAGGCGGTGTGGTGGATAATCCCGCTGGCCTGGCCGATGCGTGTCGTCGTGCCGCTCGCGGGGATCGAGGCTTCGGGCGTTCCGCTGCCCGACGGCCACCCGCTCAACGACCCGAGTGTGCTGCCGATCGCGGTCGGCCTCTCCGTCGCTCTGGCCGCCGTGCTCCTGGTGGCCGGCTCCCGTTACGTGAACCGGAAGGAACTGTGATGGTTGAGGCACTGCGTATCACCGGGGTGAGCAAGCGGTTGGGCCGGAACCCCGCCCTGGACGGCGCCGAACTCACCGTGCGCTCCGGCGAGGTCTACGGGCTGCTGGGGCCGAACGGGGCGGGTAAAACCACCCTGATGAAGTCGATCGCGGGTCTGCTCCGCCCGGACTCGGGAGAGATCACGGTGTTCGGCCGCCCACTGTCGGAGGACGCACGCCGCGAGATCGGGACCCTCATCGAAGGACCGGGCGTGTGGCCGCACCTGAACGCCCGGGAGCACATCCGGGTGCACGCCCGGTTGCGCGGCGTCCCCGAGGAGTGGGGGTGGCAGGCGCTGCGCTCGCTGGGAATGGCCGATCTCGCCAAACGCCGGGTCTCGGCGTACTCCCTGGGGATGCGCTGGCGCCTGGGGATCGCTCTCGCGCTGCTGGCGCGTCCGCGCCTGCTGGTACTGGACGAGCCCACCAACGGCCTGGACCCCGTGGGAGTGCGCGACATCCGCGAGCTGCTGCGCAACCTTGCCTCCGCGGGAGTCACGACGCTGGTCTCCAGCCACCAGCTGGACCAGGTCGCCCGCACCTGTGACCGCGTCGGTGTGCTCGTGGCCGGCAGCATGGCCTATGACGGGCCACTCGACGGGCTCGCTGTCGACGGCGACCTGGAGACCGGGTTCTTCAACCTGGTCACCCGGACCGATGCCGGCGTCCGGTGACCTGGCCGCCGCTCGGGCCCTCGCGGGCGGCCCTCATGCGGCCGCTGCCGGACGGTCGCGAACGGGTGCGCCACCCGGATTAGCGCCGGGTCCGCTTGTCTAGGATGCTTCCGTTGTGGACATCCTTCAGCGGAGCATCGTGGTGATCGCGCACAACCTGCGGTCGGTGCACAACGTCGGCTCACTGCTGCGCACCGGCGAGGTCTTCGCCATCGACACGGTCTATGTCACCGGGTTCACCCCGTATCCCGCCCACCCCGGCGACGAGCGCGACCCCAAACTGCGGGACCGCCAGACCCGGCAACTGGCCAAGGCCGCCGCGGGAGCGGAGCGGACGATGCCCTTCGAACGCCATCCGGATCTGGTCGCACTGCTGTCTTCCTTGCGCGACAAGGGCTACACGGTGGCCGGCCTGGAGATCGACCCCGACGCGGTCACCCTGACCGAGTACACCCCGCCACCGAAGGTGGCGCTGCTGCTCGGCGACGAGGTCGCCGGGATCACCCCCGCACTGCGGGAACAGTGCGACCTGCTGCTGCGGATCTCCACATACGGCCGCAAGGACACCCTGAACGTCAGCGTGGCGGCCGGGATCGCGCTCCACGCCCTGCGGACCCGCGAAGGCAGCGCAGGCTGAGAGGACAACGTTACGCCTTCTTCGAAAGCGCGGGCGGGCAAGACGCGCGGCGGCGCGTCCGCCACACGGCTGTGGCGGACGCGCCGCCGTTGTCGTCGACCAGCCGCGGCCGCGGGGCCTCAGGCCTTGATCTGGCCGGATGAGCCGCTGCCCTCTGTAACGCTGATCTTGCGCGGCTTGGCCTGCTCGGCCACCGGCACCCGCAGTGTCAGCACGCCGTCGGCGTAGTCGGCGGAGATGTTCTCGGTGTCCAGGGACTCACCCAGGAACAACTGGCGGGAGAAGCTGCCGCTCGGGCGCTCCGCCATGACGACGTCGCGGCCCTTGGTGGCGTCGTCCCGGGCGGCCCGCACCGTGAGGACGTCGCGCTCCACCTCCAGGTCGATCGTCTCCGACCGCACACCCGGCAGGTCGAAGTGCATCACGAAGGCGTCCCCGTCGCGGTAGGCGTCCATCGGCATCGAAACCGGACGGGCGGCATCGCCGAGCAGGCGCTGGGTGAGCCGGTCGAACTCGCGGAACGGGTCGGTACGCATCAGCATCATGCCTCACCTCTCAAGTCGCTCATCAATCCTGATGCGCTTACACTCATGTTTTATACCATACCCGAAGGAGAATAAACACATCCAACGAAAAAAATTCGGCCCGCGAGCCACGGAGGTCCCGGTGACCGCCCCCGAGAACCCGTACGAGGTGCTGGGTATCGGAACGGACGCGACACACGAGCAGATCGCGCGCGCCTTCCGTGATCTGGCACGCCGCCACCACCCCGACGCCGGCGGCGATCACGACGCCTTCGCCCGGCTCCAAGCCGCCTACGAGACGCTCATCGAGCGCCATGGCCATGGCGCCGCACGACGCGGCGACCGTGAGGCCTCCCGGGACCGCCGCGGCACCCGGATCCCGGTTCGCGTCCGCAGGGCGGCACCACGCCGCGGCGCCGACTCCAAGGCGGATCTCCGGCTGCGCCTCTCCGAAGCTGTGTACGGGACCACCGCGAGCATCGAGGTCGACGGCGAGCAGCGGGCCACGGTCGCGGTGCCCCGGGCGACCACGCACGGGCACCGGTTGCGGGTCTCCGGCGTGGGCGAGCCCGGCCGGCACGGTGGCGAGCCGGGCGACCTCCTGGTCACCGTGCACGTGGAACCGCATCCCACGTACCGCCGTGTCGGGTGCGACCTGCGCACCACGCTGGTCCTGAGCTACCCCGAGGCCGTCCTCGGCGGCACCGTGCCGATCACTACACTGGACGGCGGCGAGCTGCGGGTCAGCGTCCCGCCCGGCACCTCCCACGGCGACCAGCTTCGCCAGCCCGGGTACGGGGTGCCCGCCCACGGCGGGCACGGCCCCGGCGACCTCGTGGTAGAGATCGCGGTCGACGTCCCGGACACCCTCGACCCGGCGCAACGAGCCGCGATCGGGCACCTCGGCAGCGTGCTTCCGCCGCCCAGGAAGGACCCACGCAGATGAGCAGCGGGCGCCCCGAACCCGACCAGCCCCTCTACACGATCTCGGTCGCCGCCGAGCTCGCGGGCATCTCCGCGCGCACGCTCCGGCTGTACGAGCGCCACGGCCTGCTGACCCCCCAGCGGACCGAAGGGGGGACGCGCCGCTACAGCGACAATGACATAGCTCGGCTGCGCCGCGTTGCCGAGCTGGTCGCCAGCGGGGTCAACCTCGCCGGGATCAGGCACGTCCTCGACCTGCAGGACGAGAACACGCGGTTGCGCGGGTCCCAGCCAGCGGAGGGCGAGTAGCGGACCCCGTACCGCGCCCAGCGCGCCGGGATCGGCGGGGATCTGTTGGGGCGGGATGGTTCAGCGGCGCGGGGATACGGGTATCTGCGCACGCGAAGCAACCGAGGAGGGTGTCATGGCCGAACTGCTGGATCCGCAAACCGTTGAGAAGGAGCTGTCCGACCTGGCCGGATGGGCGCGCGAGGGCGACACCCTGACCCGCACCTGGCAACTCAAGGGGTTCAGCGGGGCTCTGCAGGTGGCCAACGTCGTCGGCTATGTCGCGAACCGGCTGAACCACCACCCCGATATCGCGATCCACGACTACAACCGGGTCACCGTCACCACCACCACGCACGACTCCGGCGGTCTCACGGCCAACGATGTGCGGTTGGCCAGCGCCGTCAACGCCGCTCTCACCGTCGCGGAGTAGGGCCGAGCGGCGCCGAGGGTGCGTGTGCCCGGCGCCCCGGCCCGCCGGGCCCGCGCGACACAGCGGGCCCGTGCCCGTGCCGCGCGCGGCCGTACCCGCGGCAGCGAAGGGCGGCTCCTGCTGCCGGTGTACGAGCGGGTGCCGCAGCTCGACCGCTACGTGCTGCCCAGCCGAGTGGCGCGGCGCACCGTCGTGCGGCTGCCGGCCTCCGCGCTCGTCAGCGACGAGGAACCGCTCGCGGGACCGGTCCTGGTCCTCTCAACAGAGGGGAGCCATGCGCCGGTCCGACGGGATCGGCCCGGCGCCGACCAACATCGTTGCGCACGTCGGCCGCTGGTATTTCGGCTCTCTGGTGGAACAGCCGGTCCGGGCGATCGACGACCCGCTGTGAGCACCGGCCGCCGCCGTCCCCGAGCCGGCGGACCGGGATGTGTCACGGGGCCTCCCTCGTGTGCACCCCGAGTCCGGTCCGCTCCGGTGCGAGGTGCGGACGGAGCACCAACGCGTCGTCATAGTCTCCGCCGTTCTCGTGCCGGTACGGGATGGTTTCGGCGGTGGGCAACTCGCGCAGCCGGGCGCGCAGCGCGTCCGCCTGGTCGGCGCCCCCGGCCTCGGTGGCCCGGTCGGCGCCGTAGACGACGAACGGTGGCAGCACCGAGACCCCCGTGTACCAGAGGGTGCCGTGCAACAGCGGGAACAGCACCTCGTCAACACTGCCGTGCACGCCGCGCGGCCCGAAGCTGGACTCGCGCGCGCCCACCGAGGTGACGACCAACGCGCGCTTGCCGGCCAGCCCGCCGTCGCCGTAGCGCCGAGTCTGGCCGTGCTCGTCAGTGAGCCCGAAAGCGAAGCTCTGCACGAGCACCCGGTCGAACCAGCCCTTGAGGATTGCGGGCGGGCCGAACCACCACATGGGAAAGTTGAAGACAATCGCGTCAGCCCACCTGATCTTCTCCTGCTCGGCGCGGATGTCCTCGCTCAGCGTGCTTTCCCGGTGCGCGCGTTCCTGCTCGGCGCCCACGAGCAGCCGGCCGGACTCCGCCGCCTCGGGGGCATCGAAGTCGCCCGCGTCCACCACCGGGTTCCACTTCATCGCGTACAGGTCGGATACCCGGCTCTCGTGGCCCATGCGCTCGAGTTCGCGCAGCCCTTCCGTCATGAGGGAGCCGTTCAGGGAGCGCCGTTCCGGATGCGCGAAAACCCACAGAATGTTCATACCCACGATGATGCTCCGCTGGCGCCGCGCCCACGAGAGGCCAGAAGGCCACGATGTGAAAGAATCTGGCCATGACTGTCTTCCGGAACGACGACCGGCACCGCGTCGCCGTCCTCGTCCGCCCCGGGGTGCTGCCGCTGGAACTGGGTCTGGTGCACCAGCTCCTCGGCGCCGCCGAACGCGCCGGCGTCCCCCTCTACGAGCTGGTTACCTGCGCACTCGCGCCCGGCCCGGTGCCCACGACCGCCGACTTCCCGGTTCATGTCTCCCTCGGCCCCGAGGCACTGGCCGAGGCCGACACTGTGGTCGTACCGGCGAGCCACGCCGCCGGGGAGACCGAGACCACGGGCGAGTTGGGGCCCGGGCTCGCCGCGGCCCTCGCCGGGGTTCGCCCCGGCACGCGCGTCGCCTCAATCTGCACGGGCGCCTTCGTGCTGGCGGCCGCCGGGTGGCTGGACGGCCGGCGGGCGACGACACACTGGAAGTCCACGGAGCTCTTCCGCCGCTTCTTCCCCGCGGTCGGCCTCGACCCGGACGTGCTGTACACAGACGAGGGCAACGTCCTCACCTCGGCCGGCGAGGCCGCCGGGATCGACCTGTGCCTACACCTGATCCGGCGCGACTTCGGCGCGGCCGTCGCCAACGACGCGGCCCGCTCGACGGTCGTCCCGCCACACCGCGACGGCGGTCAGGCCCAGTTCATCCCGCGCCCCGTTGCCGACCCCGGCCGGAACTCCGCCACAGGCGGAGCCCGCGCCTGGGCGCTGGAGCACCTCGACCACCCGCTCACACTGCGCGACCTGGCAGAACGCGCATCCATGAGCGTCCGCACCTTCACGCGGCGCTTCCGCGCGGAGGTCGGGGTCACGCCGCTGCACTGGCTCACCCAGCGGCGGATCGAGCGCGCCCGGCAGCTCCTGGAGGAGACCGATCTCCCGGTCGACGAGGTCGCGGCCAGCGCGGGGTTCGGAACCGGCGCCTCCCTGCGGCAGCACCTGCACGCGGCGATCGGTGTCGCGCCCAGCGCCTACCGCGCCACGTTCCGGGGCCCGTCGAGCCCGGTCCCGGCGTAAGGACTGTGCGGCGCGGAGCCGGTCCGGCCGGGCCCGCTGACTCGGTTCACTCCTCATCGACCTGCTCGGCGGCGAGCAGGTCGCGG includes the following:
- a CDS encoding ABC transporter ATP-binding protein, which encodes MVEALRITGVSKRLGRNPALDGAELTVRSGEVYGLLGPNGAGKTTLMKSIAGLLRPDSGEITVFGRPLSEDARREIGTLIEGPGVWPHLNAREHIRVHARLRGVPEEWGWQALRSLGMADLAKRRVSAYSLGMRWRLGIALALLARPRLLVLDEPTNGLDPVGVRDIRELLRNLASAGVTTLVSSHQLDQVARTCDRVGVLVAGSMAYDGPLDGLAVDGDLETGFFNLVTRTDAGVR
- a CDS encoding TrmH family RNA methyltransferase — its product is MDILQRSIVVIAHNLRSVHNVGSLLRTGEVFAIDTVYVTGFTPYPAHPGDERDPKLRDRQTRQLAKAAAGAERTMPFERHPDLVALLSSLRDKGYTVAGLEIDPDAVTLTEYTPPPKVALLLGDEVAGITPALREQCDLLLRISTYGRKDTLNVSVAAGIALHALRTREGSAG
- a CDS encoding Hsp20/alpha crystallin family protein; translated protein: MMLMRTDPFREFDRLTQRLLGDAARPVSMPMDAYRDGDAFVMHFDLPGVRSETIDLEVERDVLTVRAARDDATKGRDVVMAERPSGSFSRQLFLGESLDTENISADYADGVLTLRVPVAEQAKPRKISVTEGSGSSGQIKA
- a CDS encoding J domain-containing protein; its protein translation is MTAPENPYEVLGIGTDATHEQIARAFRDLARRHHPDAGGDHDAFARLQAAYETLIERHGHGAARRGDREASRDRRGTRIPVRVRRAAPRRGADSKADLRLRLSEAVYGTTASIEVDGEQRATVAVPRATTHGHRLRVSGVGEPGRHGGEPGDLLVTVHVEPHPTYRRVGCDLRTTLVLSYPEAVLGGTVPITTLDGGELRVSVPPGTSHGDQLRQPGYGVPAHGGHGPGDLVVEIAVDVPDTLDPAQRAAIGHLGSVLPPPRKDPRR
- a CDS encoding heat shock protein transcriptional repressor HspR, with product MSSGRPEPDQPLYTISVAAELAGISARTLRLYERHGLLTPQRTEGGTRRYSDNDIARLRRVAELVASGVNLAGIRHVLDLQDENTRLRGSQPAEGE
- a CDS encoding 4a-hydroxytetrahydrobiopterin dehydratase, with the translated sequence MAELLDPQTVEKELSDLAGWAREGDTLTRTWQLKGFSGALQVANVVGYVANRLNHHPDIAIHDYNRVTVTTTTHDSGGLTANDVRLASAVNAALTVAE
- a CDS encoding NAD(P)H-dependent oxidoreductase encodes the protein MNILWVFAHPERRSLNGSLMTEGLRELERMGHESRVSDLYAMKWNPVVDAGDFDAPEAAESGRLLVGAEQERAHRESTLSEDIRAEQEKIRWADAIVFNFPMWWFGPPAILKGWFDRVLVQSFAFGLTDEHGQTRRYGDGGLAGKRALVVTSVGARESSFGPRGVHGSVDEVLFPLLHGTLWYTGVSVLPPFVVYGADRATEAGGADQADALRARLRELPTAETIPYRHENGGDYDDALVLRPHLAPERTGLGVHTREAP
- a CDS encoding GlxA family transcriptional regulator: MTVFRNDDRHRVAVLVRPGVLPLELGLVHQLLGAAERAGVPLYELVTCALAPGPVPTTADFPVHVSLGPEALAEADTVVVPASHAAGETETTGELGPGLAAALAGVRPGTRVASICTGAFVLAAAGWLDGRRATTHWKSTELFRRFFPAVGLDPDVLYTDEGNVLTSAGEAAGIDLCLHLIRRDFGAAVANDAARSTVVPPHRDGGQAQFIPRPVADPGRNSATGGARAWALEHLDHPLTLRDLAERASMSVRTFTRRFRAEVGVTPLHWLTQRRIERARQLLEETDLPVDEVAASAGFGTGASLRQHLHAAIGVAPSAYRATFRGPSSPVPA